A single region of the Amphiprion ocellaris isolate individual 3 ecotype Okinawa chromosome 4, ASM2253959v1, whole genome shotgun sequence genome encodes:
- the LOC111583391 gene encoding C-type lectin domain family 4 member M-like: MAADSDDSKVAYKQLFGDSTQSIFSVHALRNNPFKVATVCLGLLAIVLLAGVIGQSVHYQNVERDRQNSLMAMSEEKDGLQQSLNAAQKEKKNLEADCINLQRNYDTFSTTKDQLQMSYHRLSEETYKLTLSQNQLKTEHVALNKELEQLKASKDQLQTNTSTLSTAKNVLQKQYDSVLKHRKELQASYDSTTKERDNLQNKFNNVTRAREQLQLSYNDLITRVEYLQGRYNASVGEKDKIASSHQNLMSARDTLEASYDLVKKAEKELQASYASLLREKNDIESSVKNVTAERDLLKVKNDNLTAERDQLLAKVNNLNRVIREKKCHTGWRKFQDSCYYASSSKKSWSSARTFCNNKDADLTVITSQEEMDFVNTLYTSDREVWIGLTDKETEGQWKWVDGTPLSKSFWGSGQPNSYDGRNQDCVEFWRRGSKNAEWNDEGCDYERYWVCEM; the protein is encoded by the exons ATGGCTGCGGACAGCGATGACAGTAAAGTTGCCTACAAGCAGCTTTTTGGGGATAGCACCCAATCCATCTTTTCAG TTCATGCATTGAGAAACAACCCCTTCAAGGTTGCTACAGTTTGCCTCGGGCTGCTGGCTATTGTCCTGCTGGCTGGAGTCATAGGTCAAAGTGTGCACT ATCAAAATGTAGAGCGAGACCGTCAGAACAGTTTAATGGCAATGAGTGAGGAGAAAGATGGCCTGCAACAGAGCCTGAATGcagcacaaaaagagaaaaagaatctGGAAGCCGACTGTATTAATTTACAGCGAAATTATGACACCTTTTCTACAACGAAAGACCAATTACAGATGAGTTACCACCGACTGAGTGAGGAAACATACAAATTGACACTTAGTCAAAACCAGTTAAAGACCGAACATGTTGCTTTAAACAAAGAGTTAGAACAGCTAAAAGCATCTAAAGACCAACTGCAGACAAACACCAGTACCTTGAGTACAGCCAAAAACGTGTTACAAAAACAATATGATTCAGTtctcaaacacagaaaagagtTACAGGCCAGTTATGACTCAACCACCAAAGAAAGGGACAACTTACAGAACAAGTTCAATAATGTAaccagagccagagagcagctccAGTTAAGCTACAATGACTTGATCACAAGAGTAGAATATTTGCAGGGCAGATATAATGCGTCTGTCGGTGAGAAAGACAAGATAGCAAGCAGTCACCAAAACCTGATGTCAGCAAGGGACACACTGGAGGCTTCTTATGATTTAgttaaaaaggcagaaaaggAGTTGCAGGCTTCTTATGCATCACTGCTTCGGGAAAAAAACGACATTGAAAGCAGCGTGAAGAACGTAACGGCGGAAAGAGACCTGTTGAAGGTGAAAAACGACAATTTGACTGCTGAGAGAGACCAGCTTCTGGCAAAAGTTAACAATCTGAACAGAGTCATTCGAG AGAAGAAATGCCACACCGGCTGGAGGAAGTTCCAGGACAGCTGCTACTATGCTTCTTCGAGCAAGAAAAGCTGGTCCTCGGCCAGAACATTCTGTAACAATAAAGATGCAGACCTGACAGTCATAACGAGCCAAGAGGAAATG GACTTCGTCAACACCTTGTATACCAGTGACAGAGAAGTTTGGATTGGACTGACAGATAAAGAAACAGAGGGGCAGTGGAAATGGGTAGATGGGACACCGCTGAGCAAATC GTTCTGGGGTAGTGGCCAACCCAACAGCTATGACGGGAGGAACCAGGACTGTGTGGAGTTCTGGCGCCGTGGATCAAAAAACGCAGAGTGGAATGATGAAGGCTGTGATTATGAACGATACTGGGTCTGTGAGATGTAG
- the LOC111583390 gene encoding C-type lectin domain family 4 member M-like isoform X1 produces the protein MSRFPAEADAKMTVEYRASIVTSMDTEESKIAYKQFFGESSQLRYSVFVLRNSPFKVATVCLGLLAVALLAGVIGQSVHHQNVERDHQNHLKAMSQEKEDLQQNLNTVQRDKRDLKAKRNQLQRDSDYMSKRASQEQTNNDLITKERDKGKLRESQLQNNNTALKKEVKELKTANGKLETNSNALTAGQNLLQKEYDSVLKRRNDLQANYDSASKERDNLQNKFDNITRSREQLQLSYNDLIMKVEHLQEKYNVSVSEKDKIASSHQNLTTAKDTLQASYDLVKKSENELQASYASLLREKNELDSSLRNITAERDLLKVKKDNLTAERDQLLEQIDKLNVTVQAKKCPSGWKKFEYSCYYTPSIKKTWASARDYCKDKNADLAIINSNKEMTFINSLYSSDKEVWIGLTDEGLEGQWRWVDGTPLTLTFWAKGQPNSYSGRNQDCVEFWHRATGNGEWNDENCDIEQYSICEM, from the exons ATGAGTAGATTCCCTGCAGAG GCAGATGCAAAGATGACTGTCGAGTACCGTGCCTCCATAGTGACAAGCATGGACACTGAGGAGAGTAAAATTGCCTACAAGCAGTTTTTTGGGGAGAGCAGCCAACTCCGCTATTCAG tttttgtgttgaGAAACAGCCCTTTCAAGGTTGCTACAGTTTGCCTCGGGCTGCTGGCTGTTGCCCTGCTGGCTGGGGTCATCGGTCAAAGTGTGCACC ATCAAAATGTTGAGCGAGACCATCAGAATCACTTAAAAGCTATGAGTCAGGAGAAAGAGGACCTGCAACAGAACCTGAACACagtgcaaagagacaaaagggATTTGAAAGCCAAACGTAATCAGCTACAGAGAGATTCTGATTACATGTCTAAAAGGGCATCTCAAGAACAGACCAATAACGATTTAATCACTAAGGAAAGAGACAAAGGGAAACTTAGGGAAAGCCAGTTACAGAACAATAACACTGCTTTAAAGAAAGAGGTGAAAGAGCTAAAAACCGCTAATGGCAAACTGGAGACAAACAGCAATGCCTTGACTGCAGGACAAAACTTGTTGCAAAAAGAGTATGATTCAGTTCTCAAACGCAGAAATGACTTGCAGGCCAATTACGACTCAGCGAGCAAAGAAAGGGACAACTTACAGAACAAGTTCGATAACATAACCAGAAGCAGAGAGCAGCTCCAGTTAAGTTACAATGACTTGATCATGAAGGTAGAGCATTTACAGGAGAAATATAACGTCTCTGTGAGTGAGAAAGACAAGATAGCAAGCAGTCACCAAAACCTTACAACAGCAAAGGACACCCTGCAGGCCTCTTACGACTTAGTTAAAAAGTCGGAAAATGAATTGCAGGCTTCTTATGCATCACTGCTTCGGGAGAAAAATGAACTTGACAGCAGTTTAAGGAACATAACGGCGGAGAGAGACCTGCTGAAGGTGAAAAAAGACAATCTGACTGCTGAGAGAGACCAGCTGCTGGAGCAAATTGACAAACTGAATGTGACTGTTCAAG CCAAGAAATGCCCCAGTGGCTGGAAGAAGTTTGAATACAGCTGCTACTACACTCCCTCTATCAAGAAAACTTGGGCATCGGCAAGGGACTActgtaaagacaaaaatgcagaCCTGGCAATcataaacagcaacaaagaaatG ACCTTCATTAATAGCTTGTACAGCAGTGACAAAGAAGTTTGGATTGGACTGACTGATGAAGGACTAGAAGGGCAGTGGAGATGGGTCGATGGGACGCCGCTAACACTAAC GTTCTGGGCTAAAGGCCAACCCAACAGCTATTCTGGAAGAAACCAGGACTGTGTGGAGTTCTGGCACCGTGCAACAGGGAATGGGGAGTGGAATGATGAGAACTGTGACATTGAACAGTACTCAATCTGTGAGATGTAG
- the LOC111583390 gene encoding C-type lectin domain family 4 member M-like isoform X2 yields MTVEYRASIVTSMDTEESKIAYKQFFGESSQLRYSVFVLRNSPFKVATVCLGLLAVALLAGVIGQSVHHQNVERDHQNHLKAMSQEKEDLQQNLNTVQRDKRDLKAKRNQLQRDSDYMSKRASQEQTNNDLITKERDKGKLRESQLQNNNTALKKEVKELKTANGKLETNSNALTAGQNLLQKEYDSVLKRRNDLQANYDSASKERDNLQNKFDNITRSREQLQLSYNDLIMKVEHLQEKYNVSVSEKDKIASSHQNLTTAKDTLQASYDLVKKSENELQASYASLLREKNELDSSLRNITAERDLLKVKKDNLTAERDQLLEQIDKLNVTVQAKKCPSGWKKFEYSCYYTPSIKKTWASARDYCKDKNADLAIINSNKEMTFINSLYSSDKEVWIGLTDEGLEGQWRWVDGTPLTLTFWAKGQPNSYSGRNQDCVEFWHRATGNGEWNDENCDIEQYSICEM; encoded by the exons ATGACTGTCGAGTACCGTGCCTCCATAGTGACAAGCATGGACACTGAGGAGAGTAAAATTGCCTACAAGCAGTTTTTTGGGGAGAGCAGCCAACTCCGCTATTCAG tttttgtgttgaGAAACAGCCCTTTCAAGGTTGCTACAGTTTGCCTCGGGCTGCTGGCTGTTGCCCTGCTGGCTGGGGTCATCGGTCAAAGTGTGCACC ATCAAAATGTTGAGCGAGACCATCAGAATCACTTAAAAGCTATGAGTCAGGAGAAAGAGGACCTGCAACAGAACCTGAACACagtgcaaagagacaaaagggATTTGAAAGCCAAACGTAATCAGCTACAGAGAGATTCTGATTACATGTCTAAAAGGGCATCTCAAGAACAGACCAATAACGATTTAATCACTAAGGAAAGAGACAAAGGGAAACTTAGGGAAAGCCAGTTACAGAACAATAACACTGCTTTAAAGAAAGAGGTGAAAGAGCTAAAAACCGCTAATGGCAAACTGGAGACAAACAGCAATGCCTTGACTGCAGGACAAAACTTGTTGCAAAAAGAGTATGATTCAGTTCTCAAACGCAGAAATGACTTGCAGGCCAATTACGACTCAGCGAGCAAAGAAAGGGACAACTTACAGAACAAGTTCGATAACATAACCAGAAGCAGAGAGCAGCTCCAGTTAAGTTACAATGACTTGATCATGAAGGTAGAGCATTTACAGGAGAAATATAACGTCTCTGTGAGTGAGAAAGACAAGATAGCAAGCAGTCACCAAAACCTTACAACAGCAAAGGACACCCTGCAGGCCTCTTACGACTTAGTTAAAAAGTCGGAAAATGAATTGCAGGCTTCTTATGCATCACTGCTTCGGGAGAAAAATGAACTTGACAGCAGTTTAAGGAACATAACGGCGGAGAGAGACCTGCTGAAGGTGAAAAAAGACAATCTGACTGCTGAGAGAGACCAGCTGCTGGAGCAAATTGACAAACTGAATGTGACTGTTCAAG CCAAGAAATGCCCCAGTGGCTGGAAGAAGTTTGAATACAGCTGCTACTACACTCCCTCTATCAAGAAAACTTGGGCATCGGCAAGGGACTActgtaaagacaaaaatgcagaCCTGGCAATcataaacagcaacaaagaaatG ACCTTCATTAATAGCTTGTACAGCAGTGACAAAGAAGTTTGGATTGGACTGACTGATGAAGGACTAGAAGGGCAGTGGAGATGGGTCGATGGGACGCCGCTAACACTAAC GTTCTGGGCTAAAGGCCAACCCAACAGCTATTCTGGAAGAAACCAGGACTGTGTGGAGTTCTGGCACCGTGCAACAGGGAATGGGGAGTGGAATGATGAGAACTGTGACATTGAACAGTACTCAATCTGTGAGATGTAG
- the LOC111583385 gene encoding N-acetylaspartate synthetase-like has translation MGHKAPKRADQTHSNGVRGQNGQIIFVREYEPADKPVVQRIFIEGLMEMVPDTAFRGLRHHPESLLLYAAMTVLCFVITMWWWVIGLLPAIVVCSRYFYSRRVIQGYLTQAMNTDMGDIEGFYMKSPGSCLWVAVLDDHVVGVVAAVGQLDSGGAVELQRMSVDQRYRQCGIGVALGQKVVEFAAAHGYSSVVLGTTAYSPAAHKLYQGLGFCCVGVTNGYVTPGARQCLLEQIFYRVRHHHYRLNMQKSKIL, from the exons atgGGACATAAAGCACCAAAAAGGGCTGACCAAACACATAGCAATGGAGTAAGAGGGCAAAATGGACAGATTATATTTGTACGTGAATATGAGCCTGCAGACAAACCAGTTGTGCAGCGGATTTTTATTGAAGGCCTGATGGAGATGGTACCAGATACTGCTTTTAGAGGTTTGAGACATCACCCTGAGAGTCTCCTCCTTTATGCTGCCATGACAG TTCTATGTTTTGTCATCACCATGTGGTGGTGGGTGATAGGACTCCTCCCAGCAATTGTGGTTTGTTCGCGTTACTTCTACAGCAGACGTGTGATCCAGGGCTACCTGACGCAAGCAATGAACACAGACATGGGAGACATCGAGGGGTTTTACATGAAATCACCAG GCTCCTGTCTGTGGGTAGCGGTGCTGGACGACCATGTGGTTGGCGTTGTAGCAGCAGTTGGCCAGCTGGATTCAGGTGGTGCTGTCGAGCTGCAGCGGATGTCCGTTGACCAGAGATATCGGCAGTGTGGAATCGGTGTTGCGTTGGGACAGAAAGTTGTGGAGTTTGCTGCTGCCCATGGATACTCTTCAGTTGTCCTGGGAACCACAGCATACTCACCAGCAGCTCACAAGCTCTACCAGGGCCTGGGATTCTGCTGTGTGGGGGTCACCAATGGGTACGTCACACCAGGGGCAAGGCAGTGCTTACTGGAACAAATTTTCTACAGGGTCAGGCATCATCACTACAGGCTCAACATGCAAAAAAGCAAGATCCTTTGA